Proteins encoded within one genomic window of Akkermansiaceae bacterium:
- a CDS encoding SDR family oxidoreductase, with product MKSKIILITGASSGIGEATARHLAALGHTVVLGARRVDRLEKLAAEIRDAGGQVEIKSLDVTSLEDTQAFAEFALEKFGRIDVIINNAGVMPLSPLHELKIAEWNQMIDVNIRGVLHGIAAVLPHMQERRSGQVINVSSIGGFQVWPTCAVYSGTKFAVRAISEGLRLENKDVRVTIISPGVVESELAHTISDPGTKKMIDDFRAVALTPDAIARGIAYAIGQPEDVDVNEIIIRPTAGGQ from the coding sequence ATGAAATCCAAAATCATCCTCATCACCGGAGCCAGCAGCGGCATCGGCGAAGCCACCGCCCGCCACCTCGCCGCGCTGGGCCACACCGTCGTGCTCGGCGCGCGCCGGGTGGACCGTCTGGAAAAGCTCGCCGCGGAGATCCGCGATGCGGGCGGACAGGTTGAAATCAAGTCGCTCGATGTCACCAGCCTGGAAGACACGCAGGCCTTCGCGGAATTCGCGTTGGAAAAGTTCGGCCGTATCGACGTCATCATCAACAACGCCGGTGTCATGCCACTTTCCCCGCTGCATGAGCTGAAGATTGCGGAGTGGAACCAGATGATCGACGTGAACATCCGCGGTGTTCTCCACGGCATCGCCGCCGTGCTGCCGCACATGCAGGAGCGGCGGTCCGGCCAGGTCATCAACGTCTCCTCCATCGGCGGCTTCCAGGTGTGGCCGACATGCGCCGTGTATTCCGGCACGAAGTTCGCGGTGCGCGCCATTTCCGAAGGCCTGCGCCTGGAGAACAAGGACGTGCGCGTGACCATCATCTCCCCCGGCGTGGTGGAGTCCGAGCTTGCCCACACGATTTCCGATCCCGGGACGAAGAAGATGATCGATGACTTCCGCGCCGTCGCCCTCACGCCGGACGCCATCGCCCGCGGCATTGCCTACGCCATCGGGCAGCCGGAGGACGTGGATGTGAACGAGATCATCATCCGCCCGACCGCCGGCGGGCAGTGA